The genomic stretch ACCATTTAcatttttcacagatttttgtaTATCTCCCAACATCAGAGTGACATATTTTTCTGGTTAAAAACTAGGTTAAGAAATAATACAGAAGATAAATCTAAACTGAGAGATTCAAATTTCTAAATTGAatttttttacaatacactATTCACTTTTAAATCATGTCCTTACAAAAGCCAAAACAACTTTTATGTTACAGATACTTTCCTCGTAACAGTGAGATAAACTGCTACCGTGGAATGAAATGAAGGACTACTGCTCCCTCTGCTTAAATCCCAAAAGGAAACTAAACACGGAATAAATACAGATGCTTGGAATGAAGTTTTTAAATCAAGTCTAAGAAATTGGTACCATAGCTGTGCAAACATAGCCATTAGAAAGCCTTGCTGgtgaaatgtcttttttttttttatagatgtTTGCAGTATGGATTCCTATCAAGTATTCAAATATACATCTCCCTTGTAATATTGTGACCTATAGGAAAACGTGGGAATGTCGACGATGGATCAGAAGAGTTTGATAATGCTTTCCCTGGACTTCCCGACTCCAACCCATTTGactaaaaacaaaaggaaaaatgtgttaaaatgcaggCTGCCAAAGCAGTGGGCTCAGTTtggcttaaagtgcatatgacaggttttcatgttttttctaataAGTGCTTCCCTTAGGTGGGATACGAGTAAATATAATTTTACAGTATTTGTGGAAAAGAAAAGAATAGTACAATATTAAACGAAGTAGCAGTAAGTGGAAGCAAAGTCAATACCTACTAATCCAAAATGCACTGAACAGTGAGCAGAGAAatgaactcagtctaaatacttaacaaaacaaaagtgatgttatttattttgtattaatctaatcaaaactattgtgtaatttgcTTCAGTTTTTGTTAACATTGTGGGTGCTAGATAACAGGTATGAAATTACCTAGCAAAGTAATTGTAGCACTAAAAAACTAGACTTTTTTCAGTAAAACGTTAATTCTAATGATGTCAGCTCTTTtgtagtgaaatgagtagtctaatcCGTCATATGCACTTAATAATTGTTAAAGTGATGCCTCTTTACAAACCTGGCACTTGTAGAAAGTCCTCAATGAAGTGAATATAATCTTGTGCCTGTGCTGGCAGCTCTTCAAAGCTCCGCGCTTCCTCTGTACTGCAGCACCAACCGGGCAGGGTCTTGTACTCTACCTCCACTTTGTTCAACACATCCATATTGGCTATGATTGAAATGAAAAAGAGGCATTTAGTTTGTGtaagaggaaacaactaaaaGAAATTAGGTCTTAAGTGAATTGTGAGCATTTCATTAAGTAGTTGGCACTGAAATAGCAGATCTATAAAAATCAATACAACACAATTTCAAGAAAGGAACTTACCCGGAAAACTTGGAAGAGGTTTTCCATCAACATTATAGGCAACGCCCACTTTGATTTCAGGTAATGTGTCCAAAATGTCCAACTTGGTCAGAGCAATTCTGCagtaaaagatgaaaaatagaCGATAATTAGTCATAGGACCTACAGTTGaagccagaagtttacatacactataaaaagacacatatgctttgtTTTCTCAATgtatgacatgaaatcagactaaacttgtcctgttttaggttaattaagattaccaaaattatgtctatttgctaaatgccagaatagtTAGAGTAATAATTAGAGggattttttaaacaaaattttcattactttcttcaaagtgagaagtttacatacagtaagattactatgtatttaaactatttgagaaaacccagatgatgatgtcatatctTTGAAAGCTTCcgtttattgacaacatctgaGTTAAATAGAgacacacacctgtggatgtatttgaaggcacacctgaaacacactgctgctTTGTATAACATTATGGGAAAGTCAAATGCAAGTCCataattctcttcctgatattttGGCTGATTTGTTAAGTCTGGTTGAAATTGCACCTTACTtgaccgctcaggaaggagacaggttctgtgtcccagagatgaacgtgctttggttcGAAATGTGCAAATCAACCAAGAGTAAAAGCAAAACATGCTGCTGAACTTGATAACAGTGTGTCATTatcaacagtgaaacaagtactgtactgacatggaCAGAAATTCCACTCTGAAGgaagtttgcaaatgcacacagggacaaacacCTTATTTTTGAAGacgtcctgtggtctgatgaaactaaaattgaactgtatagccataatgagcatcgttaagtttggaggaaaaaggaggtTTGCAAGCCTgaaaacaccatcccaactgaaATATGAGGGTGGCAGCATCGTGTtatggggttgttttgctgctggaGGGACTGGTGTAAAGAATATTATgtagaaatactgaagcaacatctcaagacatcagccaggaagttaaagcttgggcacaaatgtgtcttccaaatggacaatgacctgaagcatactgctaaactggttacaaagtggcttaaggataacaaagtcaatgttttggagcgGTCATCAAAAAACCCTGATATCAGTGCTACTTAAAATTTATGAgaagacctgaaaaggcatgtgcgagcaaggtggCCAACAAACTTGGCTCAGATACACTGGTTCTATCAGGacgaatgggccaaaattcctgccaactgttgggtcaaacattttggatatcctttcACAAGCTTCTctcaagtcatacagtttaaaggcaatggtaccaaatactaatgaaatgtatgtaaacttctgactttgaagaaagtaataaaaatgccATTAAAAAAATCCTTATACTCTGACATttaataaatagaaataattttggtaatcttaattgacctaaaacaggaaaggtttaacctgatttcatgtcagacagtaagaaaaaaacaaaacatatgtgtccttttatatattatataaaatatgtatatgtaaacttgtggtttcaactgtatctgTTAATGTAGAGGAACGTGATGTAACTTACGCAGAAAAGCCATTGACCATGTGGGCATATCTGACCAAAATGAGGTCCAACCATCCACAGCGCCTCCTCCTGCCCGTCGTCACACCAACCTCTCTGCCCCGAGACTGTAAGAGGTCCCCAATGTCCTACAACACAAGTGTTAACACAAGTGAACAACTGGACTATAGAAGGACATAAGCCTTTAATGAAACCACAAACATTATACTAGGGATTAACATgttttgggtctttttaatcaggaggtttacagccaatcctctgctccaaaccacatgctttctGCACAGACAATGTTCAGGCATGGAGCGTGATGATTAAATGTCCCTCTTGTTGAAAAAattaatatttatcaaaattaggaaaaaaatgtgatttttttttttgtcatatcacccagccctgcCTTGTACTCTTCACATTAATGTAGTGTGAGCTGACCAGAACATAGAACGTTATTTGCGTGTCCTTGTGACATATCTTTACTTACATTACTGAGTTCGGTTGGGAAAGCCCCCACTCCCACTCGGGTGGTGTAAGCTTTGACGACGCCGTAGACTCGACCCACATATGATGGGGGGACGCCCAGCCCTGTGCAGACCCCTCCCACAGTGCAGTTTGAGGAGGTCACAAAAGGATAGGTGCCTAAACAGAGAGTGTGTTACCGGGAGAAATAAGGCAATAACAGCAGTTTGTCTTGTCCCTTACCAAAGTCAATGTCCAACAAAGCAGCATTAGCCCCTTCCACCAGGATCTTCTTGCTGGGTCCAGTTAGTGCTTTATGCATGAAATACACCCCATCAGTCACAAGGGGGCGCAGTCTCTCAGCATAATTCTGTCAAACACAATGGAAATACTCAAACTCTTTGTATTCAGTACAATGGAATAGCAATCTGATGAGCCTCAGAAACACAGCATCTGAACAAAGACCCTACTATGACATTTTGAATGTAATATTTGAACACATAATCAGCTGTTGTCACCTTCAGCTGCTGAAGTTCAGCCTCAATGTCAACGTTCAGGTTTGGATACATCGTCAGAAAATGTTCTGCCAGCATTCGAAACCTGCAAATCCG from Periophthalmus magnuspinnatus isolate fPerMag1 chromosome 14, fPerMag1.2.pri, whole genome shotgun sequence encodes the following:
- the adssl gene encoding adenylosuccinate synthase, like, producing MAASESTMANLNGREAASVNGEPVVKRPRESVSQSALRAMTEPLNKVTVVLGAQWGDEGKGKVVDLLAMDADIVCRCQGGNNAGHTVVVDSVEYDFHLLPSGVLNKKAVSFIGNGVVIHLPGLFEEAEKNLQKGKGLQGWEERLKISDRAHIVFNFHQAVDGIQEQQRQQQEGKNLGTTKKGIGPAYSSKAARNGLRVCDLVSDFKIFEEKFRMLAEHFLTMYPNLNVDIEAELQQLKNYAERLRPLVTDGVYFMHKALTGPSKKILVEGANAALLDIDFGTYPFVTSSNCTVGGVCTGLGVPPSYVGRVYGVVKAYTTRVGVGAFPTELSNDIGDLLQSRGREVGVTTGRRRRCGWLDLILVRYAHMVNGFSAIALTKLDILDTLPEIKVGVAYNVDGKPLPSFPANMDVLNKVEVEYKTLPGWCCSTEEARSFEELPAQAQDYIHFIEDFLQVPVKWVGVGKSRESIIKLF